The following coding sequences are from one Rutidosis leptorrhynchoides isolate AG116_Rl617_1_P2 chromosome 11, CSIRO_AGI_Rlap_v1, whole genome shotgun sequence window:
- the LOC139874319 gene encoding F-box only protein 8-like, translating to MSNYIPSEIKIKIFCHLPAKSLIRFRSVSKEWKSLIDSSEFSSDFIVRQAQRKRLFLRLYEDDTKKGEYCRIVDDDDTFPQHMISVRKSVTIDAPYYKHVNIGFGVCPKSLDPKIIRINSVKLPYDYNVGYERTLLRFEIFTLSGGIWRRPLTKFPSKWIEVKLWSKTSVGLNGFVYWHALCMRDYMMMSFDLASEKFTKIHVPRKIARTQFEIFKLRESIGVFRYGSKRRYHVWLMDHDSKSFIKLYTFTTLPITHWRWKVVGFRDNDQLIIEKYGEDLVEGRSVDAQSQLVAYEPNSKQFNQLGFYFGCYSFTSYTESLLLLDQR from the exons ATGTCCAACTACATACCTTCGGAAATTAAAATCAAGATATTTTGTCATCTTCCTGCTAAATCATTGATTCGATTTCGATCCGTCTCAAAAGAATGGAAGTCTTTGATTGATAGCTCTGAATTTAGTTCCGATTTCATTGTCCGCCAGGCTCAACGAAAACGTCTTTTTTTAAGGTTGTACGAAGATGATACTAAAAAAGGAGAGTATTGTAGgatagttgatgatgatgatactttccCCCAACACATGATTTCAGTGAG AAAATCAGTAACAATTGATGCACCTTATTATAAGCATGTTAATATTGGTTTTGGGGTTTGTCCTAAGTCTCTTGACCCTAAGATTATCAGAATAAATTCGGTTAAGCTTCCATATGATTATAATGTTGGATACGAACGTACACTTTTGCGATTTGAGATATTTACGTTAAGCGGAGGGATTTGGAGACGTCCGTTAACCAAATTTCCTAGTAAATGGATCGAAGTTAAATTGTGGAGTAAAACTTCAGTTGGTTTAAATGGGTTTGTTTACTGGCATGCTTTGTGTATGCGTGATTATATGATGATGTCGTTCGATTTGGCAAGCGAAAAATTCACAAAAATACATGTTCCACGTAAGATAGCCCGCACGCAATTTGAAATATTCAAGCTAAGAGAGTCTATTGGTGTTTTTCGATATGGCTCAAAAAGACGTTATCACGTGTGGTTGATGGACCATGATTCAAAATCGTTTATCAAGCTCTACACTTTTACCACCTTACCAATTACTCATTGGAGGTGGAAAGTAGTGGGATTCAGGGATAACGACCAACTTATAATCGAAAAGTATGGCGAAGATTTAGTAGAGGGTCGATCTGTAGATGCGCAGTCTCAGCTTGTAGCTTATGAACCCAATTCGAAACAGTTCAACCAACTAGGATTTTATTTCGGTTGTTACTCTTTTACCTCTTACACAGAATCACTACTTCTGCTTGATCAACGATGA